A section of the Thermodesulfobacteriota bacterium genome encodes:
- a CDS encoding Spy/CpxP family protein refolding chaperone: METIGRKARKALGVLALLSLVPVSGWAFGGPGRFQGPPQEAFDACKGKKAGDEVRFTTPRGDNMSAICREFDGKLAAAPERGRGGWYGRGPGRGDGDSCWEGRGRGRGMGMGMGMGMGPGRHFDRIADDLDLTAEQQKQARAILDAERDKSEALRKQMRDSREKMREIAWKSPLDEAAIRKLTDEQAKAKAEMIVSKAQARDKVYALLTPEQKEKAGKRGLLGGGFGPGRGRGFGPGCGPGCEDCPRR; encoded by the coding sequence ATGGAAACGATCGGAAGGAAGGCAAGGAAGGCATTGGGGGTTCTCGCGCTGCTGTCGCTGGTCCCGGTTTCGGGATGGGCTTTCGGGGGCCCCGGGAGATTCCAGGGGCCGCCGCAGGAGGCGTTCGACGCGTGCAAGGGGAAGAAGGCCGGCGACGAGGTCCGCTTCACCACGCCCCGCGGAGACAACATGTCCGCGATCTGCAGGGAGTTCGACGGCAAGCTGGCCGCCGCCCCCGAGCGCGGGCGCGGCGGGTGGTACGGCAGAGGGCCCGGGCGGGGCGACGGGGACTCCTGTTGGGAAGGCAGAGGCCGCGGCAGGGGGATGGGAATGGGGATGGGTATGGGGATGGGCCCCGGGCGGCATTTCGACCGCATCGCCGACGACCTCGACCTGACCGCGGAGCAGCAGAAGCAGGCCCGCGCCATCCTGGACGCGGAGCGGGATAAGAGCGAGGCGCTTCGCAAGCAGATGCGGGACAGCCGGGAGAAGATGCGGGAGATCGCCTGGAAATCGCCGCTCGACGAGGCGGCGATCCGCAAGCTGACGGACGAACAGGCGAAAGCGAAGGCCGAGATGATCGTGTCCAAGGCGCAGGCCCGGGACAAGGTCTACGCGCTTCTGACTCCCGAGCAGAAGGAAAAGGCCGGGAAGCGCGGGCTGCTCGGCGGCGGCTTCGGGCCGGGGCGCGGCCGGGGATTCGGTCCCGGGTGCGGCCCCGGGTGCGAAGACTGCCCCCGCAGGTAG
- a CDS encoding ATP-binding protein, whose product MKLRIQTRMFLAMLAAAAAVVLCMFLVMRWSFDRGFLRYVHALDLERLETVAARIEEAYAEEGSWRFLTDDPQGMYRMMRPPLTERHRGRQIPGQEEDPPEGMSSPPRGRMGMGMGRGMEPGGPFHRRIVLLDEGKRPLFGPPERVSGLSLKPILHKGETIGYLGLVPPRIVSDARQMRFVREQRQTFALIALAVVLAAALLSLPLARQMVRRIRGLASATHLLASGRFDTRVSGDSSDELGQLARDFNTLAVTLEKNEAARRQWVADISHELRTPLSVLRGEIEALQDGVREATPETVSALHGEVMKLGRLVDDLYELSLSDLGALAYRRTDADLARLLLQAIDPYRNEFAGRKIALEVDVPADRPFPVFADPDRIQQLFSNLLENSLKYTERGGRLRVRAERRDRAAVVHFEDSGPGVPESELGKLFDRLYRVEGSRNRATGGAGLGLAICRNIVEAHGGSIAAFRSPMGGLWVKAELPLNG is encoded by the coding sequence ATGAAGCTGCGGATCCAGACCAGGATGTTTCTCGCCATGCTGGCGGCGGCCGCCGCCGTGGTCCTCTGCATGTTCCTGGTGATGCGGTGGAGCTTCGACCGCGGGTTCCTGAGATACGTCCACGCCCTCGACCTGGAGCGGCTCGAAACCGTCGCCGCCCGGATCGAGGAGGCGTACGCCGAGGAAGGGTCCTGGCGGTTCCTGACGGACGACCCGCAGGGGATGTACCGCATGATGCGCCCCCCCCTCACGGAACGGCATCGCGGGAGGCAAATCCCGGGGCAGGAGGAGGATCCGCCTGAAGGGATGTCTTCTCCTCCGCGGGGAAGGATGGGGATGGGGATGGGGAGAGGCATGGAGCCGGGCGGCCCCTTCCATCGCCGGATTGTCCTGCTCGACGAAGGGAAGCGTCCGCTCTTCGGCCCGCCGGAGCGGGTGAGCGGCCTTTCACTGAAGCCGATCCTGCACAAGGGGGAAACGATCGGCTACCTGGGACTCGTTCCCCCGAGGATCGTCTCCGACGCCCGGCAGATGCGCTTCGTGCGGGAGCAGCGGCAGACCTTCGCGCTCATCGCGCTCGCCGTGGTCCTCGCGGCGGCGCTTCTCTCCCTGCCGCTGGCGCGGCAGATGGTCCGCCGGATCCGCGGCCTTGCCTCGGCAACCCACCTCCTGGCATCGGGCCGTTTCGACACGCGCGTTTCCGGCGACTCCTCCGACGAGTTGGGGCAGCTCGCGCGCGATTTCAACACGCTGGCGGTGACGCTCGAGAAGAACGAGGCGGCGCGCAGGCAATGGGTCGCCGACATCTCCCACGAGCTGCGGACGCCGCTCTCCGTCCTGCGGGGGGAGATCGAGGCGCTCCAGGACGGGGTGCGCGAAGCCACGCCGGAGACCGTTTCCGCCCTCCACGGCGAGGTGATGAAGCTCGGCCGGCTGGTCGACGACCTTTACGAGCTGTCGCTCTCCGACCTGGGCGCCCTTGCGTATCGTAGGACCGACGCGGACCTCGCGCGGCTGCTGCTGCAGGCGATCGATCCCTACCGGAACGAGTTCGCGGGGCGGAAAATCGCCCTGGAGGTCGACGTGCCGGCCGACCGGCCGTTTCCCGTGTTCGCCGACCCGGACCGCATTCAACAGCTATTCTCGAACCTCCTCGAGAATTCCCTGAAATACACGGAGCGCGGCGGGCGGCTGAGGGTTCGAGCGGAGCGGCGGGACCGGGCGGCGGTCGTGCATTTCGAGGATTCCGGGCCCGGCGTGCCCGAGTCCGAGCTGGGGAAGCTTTTCGACCGGCTCTATCGCGTGGAAGGCTCCCGCAACCGGGCGACCGGCGGGGCGGGGCTCGGCCTCGCGATCTGCCGGAACATCGTCGAGGCGCACGGCGGGAGCATCGCCGCCTTCCGTTCCCCGATGGGGGGCCTCTGGGTGAAGGCGGAGCTTCCGCTCAACGGGTAG
- a CDS encoding response regulator — protein sequence MAGKIFVVEDEPRLASLLTDYLRQAGYEPSCVADGLQVVPRVREEAPDLILLDLMLPGKDGIEICKEIRSFSSVPIVMVTARVEEIDRLLGLELGADDYICKPFSPREVVARVRAVLRRGTARPAAAGLSLDKERVKAFLHGRDLELTVVEFQLLNFLADHPGQIFSRARLMDRIYPDRRVVSDRTIDSHVKKLRRKIETAAPDEEWIHSVYGAGYKFEAP from the coding sequence ATGGCGGGAAAGATCTTCGTCGTAGAGGACGAACCGAGGCTGGCGTCCCTGCTGACGGACTATCTGCGGCAGGCGGGGTACGAGCCGTCCTGCGTCGCGGACGGGCTGCAGGTCGTCCCGCGGGTCCGGGAAGAGGCGCCCGACCTGATCCTGCTCGACCTGATGCTGCCGGGGAAGGACGGGATCGAGATCTGCAAGGAGATCCGCTCCTTCTCGTCGGTGCCGATCGTCATGGTGACGGCACGTGTCGAGGAGATCGACCGCCTGCTCGGGCTGGAGCTGGGCGCAGACGACTACATCTGCAAGCCGTTCAGCCCCCGCGAGGTCGTCGCGCGGGTCCGGGCGGTGCTGCGCCGCGGCACGGCCAGGCCGGCGGCCGCCGGGCTCTCCCTCGACAAGGAGCGCGTCAAGGCGTTCCTGCACGGCCGGGACCTCGAGCTGACGGTCGTGGAGTTCCAGCTCCTGAATTTCCTGGCGGACCATCCCGGGCAGATCTTTTCCAGGGCCCGGCTGATGGACCGGATCTATCCCGACCGGCGGGTCGTCAGCGACCGGACCATCGACAGCCACGTGAAGAAGCTGCGCCGCAAGATCGAGACGGCCGCGCCCGACGAGGAGTGGATCCATTCCGTATACGGCGCGGGCTACAAGTTCGAGGCGCCTTGA